One window of the Manihot esculenta cultivar AM560-2 chromosome 14, M.esculenta_v8, whole genome shotgun sequence genome contains the following:
- the LOC110600094 gene encoding sialyltransferase-like protein 2 isoform X1: MRLLQFGFLVALASGLSAILIYIAGVSNLNAIHQLSHEDVEALESLQSSFRKCVNANGLGLQAVTGNDYCQVIINFPSDTVPKWKDPKTGELEGLSFEFNLCEAVATWEQVRNSTTVLTREFIDALPNGWEDYAWRRINKGILLNHCQNKTLCVEKLSLVLPETPPYVPRQFDRCAVIGNSGDLLKTRFGKEIDGYDAVVRENGAPTQNYTDYVGKKSTFRLLNRGSAKALDKVVELDETRTETLIIKTTIHDIMNKMIQEVPINNPVYLMLGASFGSAAKGTGLKALEFALSICESVDMYGFTVDPGYKEWTRYFSESRQGHTPLHGRAYYQMMECLGLIKIHSPMRADPDRVVKWVPSSTTIRAARVASEKLLRRVGAGSEDPLAACSIRKKQVRRSTVISSLRKAAVEHRKFVKGTTLYPLEHSLGHGMVCTLPTD, encoded by the exons ATGAGGCTCTTGCAGTTTGGTTTTTTGGTTGCTTTGGCATCTGGCCTCTCGGCGATCCTCATCTATATCGCCGGCGTCTCCAATCTAA aTGCGATCCACCAGCTATCGCATGAAGATGTAGAAGCATTGGAATCTCTGCAGAGCAGTTTCCGGAAGTGCGTG AATGCAAATGGATTAGGTTTACAAGCAGTTACTGGTAATGATTATTGCCAAGTCATAATAAACTTTCCTAGTGATACTGTTCCTAAGTGG AAAGATCCAAAAACTGGAGAACTTGAAGGATTATCGTTTGAATTTAATCTTTGTGAAGCTGTGGCTACATGGGAGCAG GTGCGGAATAGCACTACTGTACTCACAAGGGAGTTCATTGATGCTTTACCAAATGGATGGGAGGACTATGCGTGGCGCAGGATTAATAAGGGAATACTTCT TAACCACTGtcaaaataaaactttatgCGTGGAGAAATTATCATTGGTTCTCCCTGAGACACCACCATATGTTCCAAGACAGTTTGACCGCTGTGCTGTTATTGGTAATTCGGGTGATCTTTTAAAGACAAGATTTGGGAAGGAAATAGATGGTTACGATGCTGTTGTCAGAGAAAATGGTGCCCCCACGCAG AACTATACAGATTATGTTGGTAAGAAAAGTACATTTCGTCTTCTTAACAGAGGATCTGCCAAAGCCCTTGATAAAGTTGTGGAATTAGATG AAACAAGGACGGAGACCCTGATAATCAAAACAACAATACATGACATCATGAACAAGATGATTCAG GAAGTTCCAATAAACAATCCTGTGTATCTCATGTTAGGTGCATCCTTTGGTTCAGCAGCAAAGGGAACTGGCCTCAAGGCACTTGAATTTGCACTTTCTATTTGTGAGTCAGTTGATATGTATGGTTTTACTGTGGATCCAGGATACAAGGAATG gaccagatatttCTCAGAGTCTCGACAAGGTCATACTCCTCTGCATGGAAGGGCTTATTACCAGATGATGGAGTGTTTGGGC CTCATTAAAATCCATTCTCCAATGCGAGCTGATCCGGACCGTGTTGTGAAATGGGTGCCAAGCTCAACCACAATTCGAGCTGCTAGAGTTGCATCAGAGAAATTGTTGAG GAGGGTTGGAGCAGGATCTGAAGACCCACTGGCCGCATGTTCCATTAGAAAAAAGCAGGTTAGAAGGTCCACAGTTATTTCAAGTCTCAGAAAAGCGGCTGTTGAACATCGAAAGTTTGTTAAAGGCACAACATTGTATCCCTTGGAGCACAGTCTTGGACATGGTATGGTCTGCACTCTCCCAACAGATTGA
- the LOC110600094 gene encoding sialyltransferase-like protein 2 isoform X2 — translation MHIEMHQFHILENKDPKTGELEGLSFEFNLCEAVATWEQVRNSTTVLTREFIDALPNGWEDYAWRRINKGILLNHCQNKTLCVEKLSLVLPETPPYVPRQFDRCAVIGNSGDLLKTRFGKEIDGYDAVVRENGAPTQNYTDYVGKKSTFRLLNRGSAKALDKVVELDETRTETLIIKTTIHDIMNKMIQEVPINNPVYLMLGASFGSAAKGTGLKALEFALSICESVDMYGFTVDPGYKEWTRYFSESRQGHTPLHGRAYYQMMECLGLIKIHSPMRADPDRVVKWVPSSTTIRAARVASEKLLRRVGAGSEDPLAACSIRKKQVRRSTVISSLRKAAVEHRKFVKGTTLYPLEHSLGHGMVCTLPTD, via the exons ATGCACATTGAGATGCATCAGTTTCATATTTTAGAGAAT AAAGATCCAAAAACTGGAGAACTTGAAGGATTATCGTTTGAATTTAATCTTTGTGAAGCTGTGGCTACATGGGAGCAG GTGCGGAATAGCACTACTGTACTCACAAGGGAGTTCATTGATGCTTTACCAAATGGATGGGAGGACTATGCGTGGCGCAGGATTAATAAGGGAATACTTCT TAACCACTGtcaaaataaaactttatgCGTGGAGAAATTATCATTGGTTCTCCCTGAGACACCACCATATGTTCCAAGACAGTTTGACCGCTGTGCTGTTATTGGTAATTCGGGTGATCTTTTAAAGACAAGATTTGGGAAGGAAATAGATGGTTACGATGCTGTTGTCAGAGAAAATGGTGCCCCCACGCAG AACTATACAGATTATGTTGGTAAGAAAAGTACATTTCGTCTTCTTAACAGAGGATCTGCCAAAGCCCTTGATAAAGTTGTGGAATTAGATG AAACAAGGACGGAGACCCTGATAATCAAAACAACAATACATGACATCATGAACAAGATGATTCAG GAAGTTCCAATAAACAATCCTGTGTATCTCATGTTAGGTGCATCCTTTGGTTCAGCAGCAAAGGGAACTGGCCTCAAGGCACTTGAATTTGCACTTTCTATTTGTGAGTCAGTTGATATGTATGGTTTTACTGTGGATCCAGGATACAAGGAATG gaccagatatttCTCAGAGTCTCGACAAGGTCATACTCCTCTGCATGGAAGGGCTTATTACCAGATGATGGAGTGTTTGGGC CTCATTAAAATCCATTCTCCAATGCGAGCTGATCCGGACCGTGTTGTGAAATGGGTGCCAAGCTCAACCACAATTCGAGCTGCTAGAGTTGCATCAGAGAAATTGTTGAG GAGGGTTGGAGCAGGATCTGAAGACCCACTGGCCGCATGTTCCATTAGAAAAAAGCAGGTTAGAAGGTCCACAGTTATTTCAAGTCTCAGAAAAGCGGCTGTTGAACATCGAAAGTTTGTTAAAGGCACAACATTGTATCCCTTGGAGCACAGTCTTGGACATGGTATGGTCTGCACTCTCCCAACAGATTGA
- the LOC110599640 gene encoding uncharacterized protein LOC110599640: protein MADLSPPEGQLNGGSSAGERGGPAIAVTSSETVGSKRQRRPSVRLGEIGGEQLYDTHSRRTANNKQWKHHQLLSLDHKKDPGTSNKGSKTRALTNLTTSGEFAETLDEDKDVNLDSVAIGSWRVKDSKKRASTATTKRVRSNWVSKIDDAGGGGANNNVEGDEKYSGGEDVDDTYRGFDMENSESPLKEQSPVHSLENLGDGNERNEREIYYNRRTSRARDNHNHHQDGVELSGPSDTDARDYRNNGTCVGGGEDGVRIWLNSIGLGRYAPVFEIHEVDDEVLPMLTLEDLKDMGINAVGSRRKMFCAIQKLGKGFS, encoded by the coding sequence ATGGCGGACTTGTCTCCACCGGAGGGCCAGCTAAACGGCGGAAGCTCTGCAGGAGAAAGAGGAGGCCCTGCAATTGCAGTTACATCATCCGAAACCGTCGGCTCCAAGCGCCAGCGGAGGCCCAGCGTCCGTTTAGGTGAAATCGGTGGCGAACAGCTCTATGATACTCATTCGCGGAGGACCGCCAATAATAAGCAATGGAAGCATCATCAGCTCCTGTCTCTTGATCACAAAAAGGACCCCGGTACTTCTAATAAAGGCTCAAAGACCCGTGCTTTAACCAATTTAACTACTAGCGGTGAGTTTGCTGAAACCCTAGATGAAGACAAAGATGTCAATTTGGATTCCGTCGCAATTGGTAGCTGGAGAGTCAAGGATTCGAAGAAGCGGGCTTCCACTGCCACTACCAAGCGAGTCAGATCCAATTGGGTCTCCAAAATCGACGATGCTGGCGGTGGCGGTGCCAACAACAATGTCGAAGGCGATGAGAAATACAGCGGTGGTGAAGATGTGGATGATACTTATCGCGGATTCGATATGGAAAATTCAGAAAGTCCGTTAAAAGAACAGAGTCCTGTTCACTCCCTTGAGAATTTGGGAGACGGGAACGAGAGAAACGAAAgggaaatttattataatagacGGACAAGTAGAGCAAGGGATAATCATAATCATCATCAGGATGGGGTTGAATTATCGGGCCCATCTGATACTGACGCCAGAGACTACAGGAACAATGGGACGTGTGTTGGTGGAGGAGAGGATGGGGTGAGGATTTGGCTGAATAGTATAGGGTTAGGGCGATATGCACCAGTTTTTGAAATCCATGAGGTGGATGATGAGGTTTTGCCAATGTTAACGCTGGAGGATTTGAAAGATATGGGGATTAACGCAGTTGGATCAAGGAGAAAGATGTTTTGTGCAATTCAAAAGCTTGGTAAAGGTTTTTCTTGA
- the LOC110599639 gene encoding long chain base biosynthesis protein 2a isoform X2, translated as MITIPYLTALTTYFSYGLLFAFGQLRDFFRKIFDWWRTSNLQGYAPICLGLEDFYIRRLYLRIQDCFGRPISSAPDAWFDVVERYSNDNNKTLKRTTKLARCLNLGSYNYLGFAAADEYCTPRVIESLNRFSPSTCSARVDGGTTTVHTELEECVANFVGKPAAIVFGMGYATNSAILPVLIGKGGLIISDSLNHNSIVNGARGSGATIRVFQHNTPSHLEKVLREQIADGQPRTHRPWKKIIVIVEGIYSMEGELCKLPEIVAICKKYKAYVYLDEAHSIGAVGKTGRGVCELLGVDTADVDIMMGTFTKSFGSCGGYIAGSKEVIQYLKYTCPAHLYATSISPPAAQQIISSIRVILGEDGSSRGAQKLARIRENSNFFRSELQKMGFEVLGDNDSPVMPIMLYNPAKIPAFSRECLKQNVAVVTVAFPATPLLLARARICISASHTKEDLVKALEVIGRVGDLVGIKYFPAEPNKQQQEPSTMKLE; from the exons ATGATAACGATTCCCTATCTGACCGCTTTGACCACATACTTCAGCTACGGATTGCTCTTCGCTTTTGGCCAATTAAGAGattttttcagaaaaatttTCGATTGGTGGCGTACCAGCAATCTCCAG GGATATGCACCGATCTGCTTAGGGCTTGAAGACTTCTATATTCGACGTCTCTATCTTCGAATTCAG GACTGTTTTGGACGACCTATATCAAGTGCTCCTGATGCTTGGTTTGATGTGGTGGAACGTTACTCCAATGACAATAATAAGACACTGAA ACGAACCACAAAGTTAGCTAGGTGTCTTAACTTGGGATCCTACAATTACCTTGGCTTTGCTGCTGCTGATGAGTATTGTACACCACGTGTTATTGAATCATTGAATAGATTTTCTCCAAGTACTTGTAGTGCTCGTGTTGATGGAG GAACTACAACAGTCCACACTGAATTGGAGGAGTGTGTTGCAAACTTTGTTGGAAAGCCAGCTGCCATTGTCTTTGGCATGGGCTATGCAACAAACTCTGCCATCCTTCCTGTCCTGATTGGAAAA GGAGGGTTGATAATTAGTGATTCATTGAACCACAACTCAATTGTAAATGGTGCTCGAGGATCGGGAGCAACAATTCGAGTTTTCCAACATAATA CACCATCTCACTTGGAGAAAGTTTTGAGAGAACAAATTGCTGATGGACAACCTAGGACACATAGGCCTTGGAAGAAGATCATTGTCATTGTTGAGGGCATCTATAGTATGGAAGGGGAACTCTGCAAACTTCCTGAGATTGTTGCAATTTGCAAGAAATATAAG GCATATGTTTACTTGGATGAGGCTCATAGCATTGGTGCTGTTGGAAAAACAGGAAGAGGTGTTTGTGAATTGTTAGGAGTGGATACTGCTGATGTGGATATTATGATGGGAACTTTTACAAAATCATTTGGATCATGTGGCGGCTATATTGCTGGATCCAAG GAGGTTATACAATATCTCAAGTACACCTGTCCAGCTCATCTGTATGCAACATCAATATCaccaccggctgctcaacaaaTTATATCTTCCATACGAGTCATTCTTGGAGAAGATGGTTCCAGTAGAG GGGCTCAAAAACTTGCAAGAATACGTGAAAACAGCAATTTTTTCAGGTCAGAGCTGCAGAAGATGGGCTTTGAGGTTCTTGGAGATAATGATTCTCCCGTAATGCCCATAATGCTTTACAATCCTGCAAAAATCCCTGCATTTTCACGGGAGTGCTTAAAACAGAAT GTAGCTGTTGTTACGGTTGCTTTTCCAGCTACCCCTTTACTTTTAGCTAGAGCACGTATTTGCATATCTGCCTCTCATACTAAGGAAGACCTTGTCAAAGCTTTAGAG GTCATCGGTCGGGTAGGTGACCTTGTGGGCATAAAGTACTTCCCTGCTGAACCAAACAAGCAGCAACAGGAGCCAAGCACGATGAAGTTGGAGTGa
- the LOC110599639 gene encoding long chain base biosynthesis protein 2a isoform X3, whose protein sequence is MITIPYLTALTTYFSYGLLFAFGQLRDFFRKIFDWWRTSNLQGYAPICLGLEDFYIRRLYLRIQDCFGRPISSAPDAWFDVVERYSNDNNKTLKRTTKLARCLNLGSYNYLGFAAADEYCTPRVIESLNRFSPSTCSARVDGGTTTVHTELEECVANFVGKPAAIVFGMGYATNSAILPVLIGKGGLIISDSLNHNSIVNGARGSGATIRVFQHNTPSHLEKVLREQIADGQPRTHRPWKKIIVIVEGIYSMEGELCKLPEIVAICKKYKAYVYLDEAHSIGAVGKTGRGVCELLGVDTADVDIMMGTFTKSFGSCGGYIAGSKEVIQYLKYTCPAHLYATSISPPAAQQIISSIRVILGEDGSSRGAQKLARIRENSNFFRSELQKMGFEVLGDNDSPVMPIMLYNPAKIPAFSRECLKQNVIGRVGDLVGIKYFPAEPNKQQQEPSTMKLE, encoded by the exons ATGATAACGATTCCCTATCTGACCGCTTTGACCACATACTTCAGCTACGGATTGCTCTTCGCTTTTGGCCAATTAAGAGattttttcagaaaaatttTCGATTGGTGGCGTACCAGCAATCTCCAG GGATATGCACCGATCTGCTTAGGGCTTGAAGACTTCTATATTCGACGTCTCTATCTTCGAATTCAG GACTGTTTTGGACGACCTATATCAAGTGCTCCTGATGCTTGGTTTGATGTGGTGGAACGTTACTCCAATGACAATAATAAGACACTGAA ACGAACCACAAAGTTAGCTAGGTGTCTTAACTTGGGATCCTACAATTACCTTGGCTTTGCTGCTGCTGATGAGTATTGTACACCACGTGTTATTGAATCATTGAATAGATTTTCTCCAAGTACTTGTAGTGCTCGTGTTGATGGAG GAACTACAACAGTCCACACTGAATTGGAGGAGTGTGTTGCAAACTTTGTTGGAAAGCCAGCTGCCATTGTCTTTGGCATGGGCTATGCAACAAACTCTGCCATCCTTCCTGTCCTGATTGGAAAA GGAGGGTTGATAATTAGTGATTCATTGAACCACAACTCAATTGTAAATGGTGCTCGAGGATCGGGAGCAACAATTCGAGTTTTCCAACATAATA CACCATCTCACTTGGAGAAAGTTTTGAGAGAACAAATTGCTGATGGACAACCTAGGACACATAGGCCTTGGAAGAAGATCATTGTCATTGTTGAGGGCATCTATAGTATGGAAGGGGAACTCTGCAAACTTCCTGAGATTGTTGCAATTTGCAAGAAATATAAG GCATATGTTTACTTGGATGAGGCTCATAGCATTGGTGCTGTTGGAAAAACAGGAAGAGGTGTTTGTGAATTGTTAGGAGTGGATACTGCTGATGTGGATATTATGATGGGAACTTTTACAAAATCATTTGGATCATGTGGCGGCTATATTGCTGGATCCAAG GAGGTTATACAATATCTCAAGTACACCTGTCCAGCTCATCTGTATGCAACATCAATATCaccaccggctgctcaacaaaTTATATCTTCCATACGAGTCATTCTTGGAGAAGATGGTTCCAGTAGAG GGGCTCAAAAACTTGCAAGAATACGTGAAAACAGCAATTTTTTCAGGTCAGAGCTGCAGAAGATGGGCTTTGAGGTTCTTGGAGATAATGATTCTCCCGTAATGCCCATAATGCTTTACAATCCTGCAAAAATCCCTGCATTTTCACGGGAGTGCTTAAAACAGAAT GTCATCGGTCGGGTAGGTGACCTTGTGGGCATAAAGTACTTCCCTGCTGAACCAAACAAGCAGCAACAGGAGCCAAGCACGATGAAGTTGGAGTGa
- the LOC110599639 gene encoding long chain base biosynthesis protein 2a isoform X1 yields the protein MITIPYLTALTTYFSYGLLFAFGQLRDFFRKIFDWWRTSNLQGYAPICLGLEDFYIRRLYLRIQDCFGRPISSAPDAWFDVVERYSNDNNKTLKRTTKLARCLNLGSYNYLGFAAADEYCTPRVIESLNRFSPSTCSARVDGGTTTVHTELEECVANFVGKPAAIVFGMGYATNSAILPVLIGKGGLIISDSLNHNSIVNGARGSGATIRVFQHNTPSHLEKVLREQIADGQPRTHRPWKKIIVIVEGIYSMEGELCKLPEIVAICKKYKAYVYLDEAHSIGAVGKTGRGVCELLGVDTADVDIMMGTFTKSFGSCGGYIAGSKEVIQYLKYTCPAHLYATSISPPAAQQIISSIRVILGEDGSSRGAQKLARIRENSNFFRSELQKMGFEVLGDNDSPVMPIMLYNPAKIPAFSRECLKQNVAVVTVAFPATPLLLARARICISASHTKEDLVKALEYPTINHIVSQAEYDRLMLLKTRQEMVILLFSSGRSSVG from the exons ATGATAACGATTCCCTATCTGACCGCTTTGACCACATACTTCAGCTACGGATTGCTCTTCGCTTTTGGCCAATTAAGAGattttttcagaaaaatttTCGATTGGTGGCGTACCAGCAATCTCCAG GGATATGCACCGATCTGCTTAGGGCTTGAAGACTTCTATATTCGACGTCTCTATCTTCGAATTCAG GACTGTTTTGGACGACCTATATCAAGTGCTCCTGATGCTTGGTTTGATGTGGTGGAACGTTACTCCAATGACAATAATAAGACACTGAA ACGAACCACAAAGTTAGCTAGGTGTCTTAACTTGGGATCCTACAATTACCTTGGCTTTGCTGCTGCTGATGAGTATTGTACACCACGTGTTATTGAATCATTGAATAGATTTTCTCCAAGTACTTGTAGTGCTCGTGTTGATGGAG GAACTACAACAGTCCACACTGAATTGGAGGAGTGTGTTGCAAACTTTGTTGGAAAGCCAGCTGCCATTGTCTTTGGCATGGGCTATGCAACAAACTCTGCCATCCTTCCTGTCCTGATTGGAAAA GGAGGGTTGATAATTAGTGATTCATTGAACCACAACTCAATTGTAAATGGTGCTCGAGGATCGGGAGCAACAATTCGAGTTTTCCAACATAATA CACCATCTCACTTGGAGAAAGTTTTGAGAGAACAAATTGCTGATGGACAACCTAGGACACATAGGCCTTGGAAGAAGATCATTGTCATTGTTGAGGGCATCTATAGTATGGAAGGGGAACTCTGCAAACTTCCTGAGATTGTTGCAATTTGCAAGAAATATAAG GCATATGTTTACTTGGATGAGGCTCATAGCATTGGTGCTGTTGGAAAAACAGGAAGAGGTGTTTGTGAATTGTTAGGAGTGGATACTGCTGATGTGGATATTATGATGGGAACTTTTACAAAATCATTTGGATCATGTGGCGGCTATATTGCTGGATCCAAG GAGGTTATACAATATCTCAAGTACACCTGTCCAGCTCATCTGTATGCAACATCAATATCaccaccggctgctcaacaaaTTATATCTTCCATACGAGTCATTCTTGGAGAAGATGGTTCCAGTAGAG GGGCTCAAAAACTTGCAAGAATACGTGAAAACAGCAATTTTTTCAGGTCAGAGCTGCAGAAGATGGGCTTTGAGGTTCTTGGAGATAATGATTCTCCCGTAATGCCCATAATGCTTTACAATCCTGCAAAAATCCCTGCATTTTCACGGGAGTGCTTAAAACAGAAT GTAGCTGTTGTTACGGTTGCTTTTCCAGCTACCCCTTTACTTTTAGCTAGAGCACGTATTTGCATATCTGCCTCTCATACTAAGGAAGACCTTGTCAAAGCTTTAGAG TACCCAACAATCAACCACATAGTTAGCCAAGCAGAATATGACAGGCTAATGCTTTTAAAGACCAGGCAAGAAATGGTaattcttctcttctcttctggCAGGTCATCGGTCGGGTAG
- the LOC110600189 gene encoding uncharacterized protein LOC110600189 → MKVAENDPINVSNQLLQSLLDEVVQVQTFKGKWALIRGKLADLHTQLADFTDFTASTCNPLCVDLLHSISQTLNDAIFLARKCQTPNLTEGKLRTQSDVDSVLAKLDRHVKDSDILIKSGVLQEPVVSGGSSSKREAVRAESRNLITRLQIGSNESKNSAMDSLLGLLQQDDKNVMIAVAQGVVPVLLRLLDSSSLEMKEKTVAAISRISMVDSSKHVLIAEGLLLLNHLVRILESGSGFAKEKACVALQALSFSKENARAIGSRGGISSLLEICQAGTPGSQAFAAGVLRNLAVFEEIRENFIEENAVFVLIGLASSGTVLAQENSIGCLCNLVKEDENLKLLIVKEGGMECLRNFWDSAPPIRSLEVAVDLLRHLASSQVIAEVLVSDGYIIRLVAVLNCGVLGVRISAAIAVYELGINTKTRKEMGECGLITPLIKMLDGKGGEEKEAAAKALSQLLLYAGNRRIFRKDERGIVSCVQLLDPLIQNLDKKYPVSMLASLVHSKKCRKLMIAAGGCVHLKKLVEMDVEGAKKLLDGLGRGKFWGVFARP, encoded by the coding sequence ATGAAAGTTGCAGAAAATGATCCTATCAATGTCTCAAACCAGCTTCTACAGTCTCTTTTGGACGAAGTCGTTCAAGTACAGACTTTTAAAGGTAAATGGGCTCTTATCAGAGGCAAGCTCGCCGATCTCCATACCCAACTCGCCGATTTTACGGACTTCACGGCTTCCACCTGCAACCCACTATGTGTTGACCTCCTTCACTCCATTTCCCAGACTTTAAACGATGCCATATTTTTGGCTAGAAAATGTCAGACTCCTAATTTGACAGAAGGTAAGCTCCGGACACAGAGCGATGTCGATTCCGTTTTAGCCAAGTTGGATCGGCACGTGAAGGACAGTGACATTTTGATTAAAAGTGGGGTTCTTCAAGAACCTGTTGTTTCAGGGGGTTCTTCTTCGAAGAGGGAGGCGGTGCGGGCAGAGTCGAGGAACTTAATTACCCGTTTGCAGATTGGTAGCAACGAGTCGAAGAATTCAGCCATGGACTCCCTCCTCGGGTTGCTCCAACAggatgataagaatgtaatgatAGCTGTGGCACAAGGTGTGGTTCCCGTGCTGCTTCGCTTACTCGATTCGAGCTCTCTGGAGATGAAAGAGAAGACTGTGGCAGCAATTTCGAGGATTTCGATGGTGGATAGCAGCAAGCATGTGTTAATTGCGGAGGGTTTGTTGCTTTTGAATCATTTGGTCCGGATTCTGGAGTCGGGAAGTGGTTTTGCGAAGGAAAAAGCATGCGTAGCCCTTCAAGCTTTAAGCTTTTCTAAAGAAAACGCTAGAGCAATTGGATCTAGAGGAGGAATTTCTTCGCTATTGGAAATTTGCCAGGCGGGCACGCCGGGTTCACAGGCTTTTGCGGCTGGCGTTTTGAGAAATCTTGCTGTTTTCGAAGAAATTAGGGAGAATTTTATAGAAGAGAATGCGGTTTTCGTTCTTATTGGGCTTGCATCTTCCGGGACTGTGTTGGCCCAAGAGAATTCAATCGGTTGTTTATGTAATCTGGTGAAAGAAGATGAGAATTTGAAACTTTTGATTGTGAAGGAAGGGGGCATGGAGTGCTTGAGAAACTTCTGGGATTCAGCTCCTCCTATAAGAAGTCTCGAAGTTGCTGTTGATTTATTAAGGCACCTGGCTTCGAGTCAAGTTATTGCAGAAGTTCTTGTTTCTGATGGGTATATTATCAGGCTTGTGGCAGTGTTAAATTGTGGAGTTTTGGGTGTGAGAATCTCAGCTGCAATAGCTGTATACGAGCTTGGTATCAACACAAAAACAAGAAAGGAAATGGGTGAATGTGGACTAATTACTCCATTGATTAAGATGTTAGATGGTAAAGGTGGGGAAGAGAAAGAAGCAGCAGCAAAGGCATTGTCACAACTTCTGTTATATGCAGGAAACAGGAGGATTTTCAGAAAAGATGAAAGGGGGATAGTGAGTTGTGTTCAGCTATTAGATCCATTAATACAGAATTTGGATAAGAAATACCCTGTTTCAATGTTGGCCTCGCTTGTGCATTCTAAGAAGTGTAGAAAACTAATGATCGCAGCTGGTGGCTGTGTACACTTGAAGAAACTTGTTGAGATGGATGTAGAAGGGGCAAAAAAGCTTTTGGATGGCCTCGGCCGGGGTAAGTTTTGGGGCGTCTTTGCGAGGCCATAG
- the LOC110600271 gene encoding CASP-like protein 1F1, with product MENSEDKFPPNLPSKIQKLSISAQICLRIFAVAATLAAAWLTLTNKESTQIGVFVFDARYNYSSALRFFAFANVVVCAFSALSLIFLFVVCRYGSNPAHFFFMFLNDLMMMCLVLAGCAAATAEGFIGKYGNRHSGWMPICDHFGRFCKTGTVSAILSYLALLFLLMLTVNSASNSRQIHK from the exons ATGGAAAACAGCGAAGACAAGTTCCCACCAAACTTGCCCTCCAAAATCCAGAAGCTATCCATTTCTGCTCAGATTTGCTTGAGAATTTTCGCTGTTGCAGCCACATTGGCCGCAGCTTGGCTGACGCTCACTAACAAGGAATCCACTCAAATTGGCGTATTTGTCTTTGATGCTAGATACAACTACTCCTCAGCCTTGAG GTTCTTCGCGTTTGCAAATGTTGTTGTGTGTGCCTTCTCTGCGCTGTCCTTGATCTTCCTGTTTGTTGTTTGTCGTTATGGCTCGAACCCTGCCCACTTCTTCTTCATGTTCCTGAATGATTTG ATGATGATGTGCTTGGTTCTTGCTGGATGCGCAGCTGCGACTGCAGAAGGTTTCATTGGGAAGTATGGGAATAGGCACTCTGGCTGGATGCCCATCTGCGACCACTTTGGCAGATTCTGTAAGACAGGAACAGTTTCTGCGATACTCTCTTACTTGGCCTTGCTGTTCTTGTTGATGCTCACAGTCAATTCTGCAAGCAACTCCAGGCAAATTCACAAGTAG